The Altererythrobacter sp. CAU 1644 genome has a window encoding:
- a CDS encoding HWE histidine kinase domain-containing protein, translating to MSFGPKKYDLTECDREPIHKLGFIQGFGALLAMTSDWLVAYHSANAGEVLSLKGDIEVGQPIKSVLCEAAIKTIRDTLKDLNHDDSVERVFGLELTAGGAKFDCAIHCTGSLTVIEFEPHDPTSYAPHLDQLRPMISEIEGADSVEELCKRGATIVKRLLGFDRVMLYRFASDGSGEVAAEAKEPQFESFLGLHYPRTDVPEQARELYLRNRFRIISDINETPVPILPEITFGDETLDLSMSTLRAVSPIHIEYLQNMGVGASLSISIVHQGKLWGLFACHHYGPRILPFSQRTVAELFSQMFSLTLDRALLDGANRLRLLGREIHDQLMVRLAGGEALVDSLPLIDEVLERAIPHDGSSVFAEGIYRSRGSAPNEAEFRAILPAINAAPTSKVIATDSLAAQLKSARPFVDRAAGALIFPISRAPRDYLVLWRKELRQTVTWAGNPEKAVARENDADRLTPRKSFEAWEETVSGQSAEWTEEERGIAESLRVTLLEVILRLTDMAVQERSRAQEQQELLIAELNHRVRNILNLIRSLVAQSQHEAKDILDYSDIIGGRIRALASAHDNITRKNWSPAPISSLIEAEVEAYLQEKMDRLQISGDDVLIVPEAYTVLALVMHEMVTNSAKYGSLCDRRGTLAIDLTRDKDGDLRIAWRESGGPEVREPTRRGFGSTIIERSIPFELKGEAQVRYERSGLEADFLIPARYIGTATEEDEPFEPDTKAPASRPASGAAGQVPERVLVVEDSMIIALDTQECLKLLGVPHVETVGSVAAALDAISAARPDFAIVDYNLGNETSDRVLEKLRELGVSHVLATGYGEKPIDGSDDTMLGVITKPYGKAEIERALSNLG from the coding sequence ATGAGCTTCGGGCCCAAGAAATACGACCTGACCGAATGCGATCGGGAGCCGATCCACAAGCTCGGCTTTATCCAGGGCTTCGGTGCGCTGCTCGCCATGACCAGCGATTGGCTGGTTGCCTATCACTCGGCCAATGCGGGCGAGGTCCTCTCGCTCAAGGGCGACATCGAGGTGGGCCAGCCGATCAAATCGGTGCTGTGCGAAGCGGCGATCAAGACCATTCGCGACACGCTCAAGGACCTCAACCACGATGATTCTGTCGAGCGCGTCTTTGGCCTGGAGCTGACTGCCGGGGGGGCGAAGTTCGACTGCGCCATCCATTGCACCGGGTCTCTGACGGTGATCGAGTTCGAGCCGCACGATCCAACCTCTTACGCCCCGCATCTCGACCAGCTGCGGCCGATGATCAGCGAGATCGAGGGGGCGGATAGCGTCGAGGAACTGTGCAAACGCGGGGCGACCATCGTCAAACGGCTGCTCGGTTTCGACCGGGTCATGCTCTACCGCTTTGCTTCGGACGGCAGTGGCGAAGTCGCGGCAGAGGCGAAGGAACCGCAGTTCGAATCCTTCCTGGGACTCCATTACCCTCGCACCGATGTGCCGGAGCAGGCCCGCGAACTCTACCTGCGCAATCGCTTCCGCATAATCTCCGACATAAACGAAACGCCGGTCCCGATCCTGCCCGAAATCACATTCGGGGACGAGACGCTCGACCTCAGCATGAGCACGCTGCGCGCCGTGTCGCCCATCCATATCGAGTACCTGCAGAACATGGGGGTCGGCGCCTCGCTGTCGATCTCGATCGTGCATCAGGGCAAGCTGTGGGGCCTGTTCGCCTGCCACCACTATGGCCCGCGCATCCTGCCGTTTTCCCAGCGCACCGTCGCCGAACTATTCTCGCAGATGTTCTCGCTCACGCTCGATCGCGCCCTGCTCGACGGGGCGAACCGGTTGCGCCTGCTGGGCCGCGAGATCCATGACCAGTTGATGGTTCGGCTCGCCGGTGGCGAAGCGCTGGTCGACAGCCTGCCGTTGATCGACGAGGTACTCGAGCGCGCGATCCCGCACGATGGCTCCTCGGTCTTTGCCGAGGGCATTTACCGCTCAAGGGGCTCCGCCCCGAACGAGGCCGAATTCCGCGCAATCCTGCCAGCCATAAATGCTGCGCCCACCAGCAAGGTCATCGCGACCGATAGCCTTGCTGCGCAGTTGAAGTCGGCCCGCCCATTCGTCGATCGGGCCGCAGGCGCACTGATCTTCCCGATCTCGCGCGCACCGCGCGATTACCTGGTGCTATGGCGCAAGGAACTGCGGCAAACGGTTACCTGGGCAGGCAATCCGGAGAAGGCCGTCGCACGCGAGAACGATGCAGACCGGCTTACGCCCCGCAAGAGTTTCGAAGCCTGGGAGGAAACCGTTTCAGGCCAGAGTGCGGAATGGACCGAAGAGGAGCGCGGGATCGCCGAGAGCTTGCGCGTCACGCTGCTGGAGGTCATCCTCCGGCTGACGGACATGGCGGTGCAGGAACGCAGCCGGGCCCAGGAGCAGCAGGAACTGCTGATCGCCGAGCTCAACCACCGCGTTCGCAACATCCTCAACCTCATCCGCAGCCTGGTGGCGCAATCGCAGCACGAGGCGAAGGACATCCTCGACTACAGCGACATCATCGGCGGGCGCATCCGCGCCCTGGCGAGCGCGCATGACAATATCACGCGCAAGAACTGGTCGCCGGCCCCGATCTCGTCGCTCATTGAGGCGGAAGTCGAAGCCTATCTTCAGGAGAAGATGGATCGACTGCAAATATCCGGCGACGACGTCCTGATCGTGCCGGAAGCCTATACGGTGCTGGCGCTGGTGATGCACGAGATGGTCACCAATTCCGCCAAGTACGGCAGCCTGTGCGATCGTCGCGGCACGCTCGCAATAGACCTGACCCGCGACAAGGATGGCGATCTTCGCATCGCGTGGCGCGAAAGCGGTGGGCCGGAAGTCAGGGAGCCGACGCGGCGCGGCTTTGGATCGACCATTATCGAACGATCGATCCCGTTCGAGCTCAAGGGTGAGGCACAGGTTCGCTATGAGCGAAGCGGCCTCGAAGCCGATTTCCTGATTCCCGCACGATACATCGGGACCGCGACCGAAGAGGACGAACCGTTCGAACCCGACACCAAGGCCCCAGCCTCCCGGCCGGCAAGCGGCGCGGCAGGGCAGGTGCCCGAGCGCGTACTGGTGGTCGAGGACAGCATGATCATCGCCCTCGATACACAGGAGTGCCTGAAGCTGCTCGGCGTGCCCCATGTGGAGACGGTCGGTAGCGTCGCTGCCGCGCTCGACGCCATCTCTGCGGCAAGGCCCGACTTCGCCATCGTCGACTACAATCTGGGCAACGAGACCAGCGATCGGGTATTGGAGAAGCTACGCGAACTCGGCGTCAGCCACGTGCTCGCGACAGGCTATGGCGAAAAGCCGATCGACGGCAGCGACGATACGATGCTGGGCGTCATCACCAAGCCTTATGGCAAGGCCGAGATCGAACGGGCACTGTCGAACCTGGGTTGA
- a CDS encoding mannose-1-phosphate guanylyltransferase, with protein MTGSLIHPVILCGGSGTRLWPRSRKARPKPFIPLIGDRTLFQAAIERCSGSEFADPIVVAGASHVDLIEAQSAGRPIRLIVEPCARNTAPAIALAAARLQPDDVMLVCPSDHYIADVAAFRDAARAAAALAHENWLVSFGITPDRPETGYGYIKRGKTVSGGYAVERFVEKPDRERALAFLESGDYSWNGGIFAFRAGQLLEEIATHRLAMSEAVAKATECGSQDGQRFLPDAECFAAIEGESIDYAVMENTSRAAMVPVAMGWSDIGNWAALQDALPSDEEANHNVGPAEIVGSRNVLTVSDGPRISVVGLEDVCIIVDGDEVLVTSRAGAQQVGKLGGPSDQ; from the coding sequence ATGACCGGCTCCCTCATTCATCCCGTAATCCTCTGCGGCGGCAGCGGAACCCGCCTGTGGCCAAGGAGCCGCAAGGCGCGGCCCAAGCCGTTCATCCCCCTGATCGGCGACAGGACTTTATTCCAGGCCGCGATCGAGCGGTGCAGCGGTAGTGAGTTTGCCGATCCGATCGTGGTCGCGGGGGCCAGCCACGTCGATCTGATCGAGGCGCAGTCGGCCGGACGTCCAATTCGCCTGATTGTCGAGCCTTGCGCGCGCAACACCGCCCCCGCCATCGCGCTTGCGGCAGCGAGGCTCCAGCCTGACGACGTGATGCTGGTCTGCCCCAGCGACCACTACATTGCCGACGTCGCGGCCTTCCGCGACGCTGCCCGGGCGGCGGCGGCGCTTGCCCATGAGAACTGGCTGGTGTCCTTCGGCATCACGCCCGACCGGCCCGAGACCGGATATGGCTACATCAAGCGCGGGAAAACCGTGTCCGGCGGCTATGCGGTCGAGCGATTCGTCGAGAAGCCCGACCGTGAGCGTGCACTAGCCTTCCTCGAAAGCGGGGACTACTCGTGGAACGGGGGCATCTTCGCCTTCCGCGCCGGTCAGCTGCTGGAAGAGATCGCCACCCATCGACTGGCAATGTCAGAGGCAGTCGCCAAGGCTACCGAATGCGGATCGCAGGACGGGCAGCGCTTCTTGCCGGATGCGGAGTGCTTCGCTGCGATCGAGGGTGAATCGATCGATTACGCGGTGATGGAGAATACTTCGCGCGCCGCCATGGTGCCCGTCGCGATGGGGTGGTCTGACATCGGCAATTGGGCGGCCTTGCAGGATGCGCTCCCCAGCGACGAAGAGGCGAACCACAATGTCGGTCCGGCAGAGATTGTCGGCAGTCGCAACGTGCTGACCGTAAGCGATGGACCACGCATATCGGTCGTTGGGCTGGAGGACGTTTGCATCATCGTCGATGGTGACGAAGTGCTGGTCACGTCACGCGCCGGCGCCCAGCAGGTCGGCAAGCTGGGCGGCCCGAGCGATCAGTAA
- a CDS encoding TonB family protein gives MQQEGFANRSRRPRPWVIFLIVLLHVAALYGLARAFAPDMTASVERSVVSAFTVTVTAPEEETPVTEPQPDEGAQGDPGKKATPKPVTAPKVPNREDTPMPRASSTGAANTSGAREQGEGTGADGSGLGTGSGREGGGTGGVAATKPVHISGGINNARDYPVPAGGREARRGTEVIVRVTVGVDGRASNCSVYRASPDPEADQITCRLVVERLRFKPAQDSSGNPVAAPFYWRQRWF, from the coding sequence GTGCAGCAAGAGGGTTTCGCAAACCGCAGTCGCAGGCCGCGCCCCTGGGTGATCTTCCTGATCGTGCTGCTCCACGTCGCGGCGCTCTATGGGCTGGCGCGGGCCTTCGCGCCCGACATGACGGCGAGCGTCGAGCGGAGCGTGGTCTCGGCGTTCACCGTGACCGTGACCGCGCCCGAAGAAGAAACCCCCGTAACCGAACCCCAACCAGACGAGGGCGCGCAGGGTGACCCGGGCAAGAAGGCCACCCCCAAACCGGTGACGGCGCCCAAGGTGCCCAACCGGGAGGACACGCCGATGCCGCGCGCTTCCTCGACCGGTGCCGCCAACACCTCCGGCGCCCGCGAGCAGGGCGAGGGGACGGGGGCCGACGGCAGCGGCCTGGGTACGGGCAGTGGGCGCGAAGGCGGTGGGACCGGCGGCGTCGCCGCGACCAAGCCGGTCCATATCTCCGGCGGGATCAACAATGCGCGCGATTATCCCGTCCCGGCGGGCGGGCGCGAGGCACGCCGCGGCACCGAGGTAATCGTTCGGGTGACAGTCGGCGTCGACGGGCGCGCCTCGAACTGTTCGGTGTACCGGGCCAGTCCCGATCCGGAGGCCGACCAGATCACCTGTCGGCTGGTGGTCGAACGCTTGCGCTTCAAGCCCGCGCAGGATTCCAGCGGCAACCCGGTTGCAGCGCCGTTCTATTGGCGCCAACGATGGTTTTGA
- a CDS encoding ATP-binding protein translates to MNELKVEATESSDNFRKDRLALVYAALGGLAFSLLAYASIELTRGDGRIAAVWIPNAVALAFLLRVRVPREPLFLFALVVGNICANLAVGDPLPLALGLACANSIEIGVAVWLTRRLCGPRPVMENLDDLARLVFAAALVAPLLSAIPATLVLAKGEGAAFGVLVKWAATDGLGMAIITPALLIFHDAWINRRWPTRAEAVEWAALTTIGTSLTIAIFAQSQYPLLFAPAPIVLSHAFRLGPLGTAFSVIKMAAIASIFTSMGLGPINIIDHSKTNEIIVLQAFIASAFLIGLPVAAALSGRVRMLEQIENGRRELAVLADNITDAVLCYDLAGMCTYASPSVEEVLGEDVESFLGNRASDRAHPDARQQIVEVEQRLLTGESEKERFTYRRFLDDAEGNPVYIEADCAIARNIENGEVEGIIVSARDVTERVELEKLLVRARRHAENAAHAKSEFLANMSHEIRTPMNGVLGFAELLLQTPLEKEQRRHAELIVQSGRSMMLLLNDILDLSKIEAGQIVIDPQPVELEALLEECATIQRASAEKKGLKLTFAQAATPNWVLTDGLRLRQIVLNLVGNAVKFTEQGMISVGYELAEGQFTITVTDTGIGISADRIYRIFKPFEQGESDTARRYGGTGLGLSISRQLAELLGGYLDVASTPGKGTTFSLTLPLVEATAGPQPAAAPAPPQPAHLPRASHILLVEDHDVNRLLVKEMLQRCGQTVAIAHDGTEAVAAVLDAHMRGEPFDLVLMDIQMPGCDGYAATRAIRGEGIRPDTLPIIALTANAFPEDISAARDSGMQGHLAKPLVFAELVGALQRWLPTRIVEDGCETMSADGTGASERNGAHHSPALLERWRARRSEAIEAVGEALRNGRLTGCDGEELARLVHKLAGTAGMFGEDELGERAAAFERALRSEVDQLVREELARNLLEAA, encoded by the coding sequence ATGAACGAGTTGAAGGTCGAAGCGACAGAATCTTCGGATAATTTTCGCAAGGATCGGCTGGCGCTCGTCTATGCCGCGCTGGGTGGCCTGGCGTTCTCGCTGCTGGCCTACGCCAGCATCGAACTGACCCGCGGTGATGGCCGCATTGCGGCAGTGTGGATCCCCAACGCGGTGGCGCTGGCATTCCTGCTGAGGGTGCGCGTGCCGCGAGAGCCGCTGTTCCTGTTCGCGCTGGTCGTCGGCAATATCTGCGCCAACCTGGCCGTGGGCGATCCACTGCCGCTGGCACTGGGCCTCGCCTGCGCCAACTCGATCGAGATCGGGGTGGCCGTGTGGCTGACCCGCCGGTTGTGCGGACCTCGCCCTGTTATGGAGAATCTCGACGATCTCGCCCGGCTGGTCTTCGCGGCGGCCCTGGTGGCGCCGCTGCTGTCGGCCATTCCGGCCACGCTCGTCCTTGCGAAAGGCGAGGGCGCGGCGTTCGGGGTACTGGTCAAATGGGCCGCGACCGACGGGCTGGGCATGGCGATCATCACGCCGGCGCTGCTCATCTTCCATGACGCCTGGATCAACCGCCGCTGGCCGACCAGGGCCGAGGCGGTGGAATGGGCCGCGCTGACCACCATCGGCACCTCCCTGACGATTGCGATCTTCGCCCAGAGCCAATACCCGCTGCTGTTCGCCCCGGCGCCGATCGTCCTGTCCCACGCTTTCCGGCTGGGACCGCTGGGGACCGCCTTCTCGGTGATCAAGATGGCCGCGATCGCCAGCATCTTCACCTCGATGGGGCTCGGGCCGATAAACATCATCGATCATTCGAAGACGAACGAGATCATCGTCCTGCAGGCCTTCATCGCCTCGGCCTTCCTGATCGGACTGCCCGTTGCGGCGGCGCTTTCGGGCCGGGTCCGCATGCTCGAGCAGATCGAGAATGGCCGGCGCGAACTCGCGGTCCTGGCCGACAATATCACCGATGCCGTCCTGTGCTACGACCTGGCAGGCATGTGCACCTATGCCTCGCCATCGGTGGAGGAGGTCCTGGGCGAAGATGTCGAGAGTTTCCTGGGCAACCGGGCGAGCGACCGCGCCCACCCCGACGCGCGGCAGCAGATCGTCGAGGTCGAGCAGCGCCTGCTGACAGGCGAAAGCGAGAAGGAGCGCTTCACCTATCGCAGGTTTCTCGATGATGCGGAGGGGAACCCCGTCTATATCGAGGCCGACTGCGCGATCGCGCGCAACATCGAGAATGGCGAGGTCGAGGGGATCATCGTCTCCGCCCGCGACGTCACCGAGCGGGTGGAGCTGGAGAAGCTGCTGGTCCGCGCGCGGCGCCATGCGGAGAATGCCGCCCACGCCAAGTCGGAATTCCTGGCCAATATGAGCCACGAGATCCGCACCCCGATGAACGGCGTCCTCGGCTTTGCCGAGCTGCTGCTGCAGACGCCGCTGGAGAAGGAGCAGCGCCGCCACGCCGAGCTGATCGTGCAGTCCGGCCGCTCGATGATGCTGCTGCTCAATGACATCCTCGACCTGTCCAAGATCGAAGCCGGCCAGATCGTGATCGATCCGCAACCGGTCGAGCTCGAAGCCCTGCTCGAGGAGTGCGCGACGATCCAGCGCGCGAGCGCCGAGAAGAAGGGGCTCAAGCTGACCTTCGCGCAGGCCGCCACGCCAAACTGGGTTCTGACCGACGGATTGCGATTGCGCCAGATTGTGCTCAACCTGGTCGGAAATGCGGTCAAGTTCACCGAGCAGGGCATGATCTCGGTCGGGTACGAGCTGGCCGAAGGACAGTTCACCATCACGGTCACCGATACCGGCATCGGGATCAGCGCGGACCGGATCTACCGCATCTTCAAGCCCTTCGAGCAGGGCGAAAGCGATACCGCGCGGCGCTATGGCGGTACTGGCCTCGGCCTGTCGATCAGCCGCCAACTGGCCGAGCTGCTCGGCGGTTATCTCGATGTCGCATCCACTCCGGGCAAGGGCACCACCTTCTCGCTCACGCTGCCGTTGGTCGAGGCAACCGCAGGTCCCCAGCCCGCTGCAGCCCCGGCCCCGCCCCAGCCCGCACATCTTCCGCGAGCATCACACATCCTGCTGGTTGAAGATCACGATGTGAACCGGCTGCTGGTCAAGGAAATGCTCCAACGCTGCGGCCAGACGGTCGCCATCGCCCATGATGGGACCGAGGCGGTAGCGGCCGTGCTCGACGCGCATATGCGCGGCGAGCCCTTCGACCTCGTGCTGATGGATATCCAGATGCCCGGCTGCGATGGATATGCCGCCACCCGCGCCATTCGCGGCGAAGGGATAAGGCCCGATACCCTCCCGATCATCGCGCTCACGGCCAACGCCTTTCCCGAGGACATTTCGGCCGCCCGCGATTCCGGCATGCAGGGACATCTGGCGAAGCCGCTCGTGTTCGCCGAACTTGTCGGAGCGTTACAGCGGTGGCTGCCCACGCGCATCGTCGAGGACGGCTGCGAGACCATGTCGGCCGACGGAACGGGCGCGAGTGAGCGGAACGGCGCTCATCACTCCCCTGCCCTGCTCGAACGCTGGCGCGCACGCCGCAGCGAGGCGATCGAGGCAGTTGGCGAAGCCTTGCGCAACGGGCGGCTGACCGGCTGCGACGGCGAGGAGCTGGCGCGGCTGGTGCATAAGCTGGCCGGGACCGCGGGCATGTTCGGCGAGGATGAACTGGGCGAGCGCGCCGCGGCATTCGAGCGCGCCTTGCGCAGCGAAGTCGACCAGCTGGTACGCGAGGAACTGGCCCGCAACCTGCTCGAAGCGGCTTGA
- a CDS encoding carboxypeptidase regulatory-like domain-containing protein produces the protein MKLKYLLAASVVSLSAATTFVAPAAAQQITSGIEGRVTDEAGAALPGATVTIVDTRTGQTRTLDAGADGSFRAGSLVPGGPYTITATAPGFEGQSVENQFISVSGNTSFSFELASTAAGGSDNVIIVTGARAGVTQLAIGPGQAFGVEALEGFPSISRDIRDIVRLDPRVSLERSSEVDRISCLGGNDRSNTFTVDGIVQADSFGLTDTPFAARSALPVPFDVVRETSVEFAPFDVEYGQFTGCAINVITKSGSNDFHGTAFFTFRNEDMRGDKVDGRDRTTLPFEEKRWGATLSGPIIPDRLFFFAGYEETDLPDAFDTGPTGSGLSNEVNFATQAQFDEFAQIARDVYGQDVGGYPRVLPNASVRYFGRLDAYITDEHRLELSYQRLDEAFVTSDTGSNNLTGINSFNEQGTLSDYYSARLYSQWSDNFSTEVIVARSDITDRQGPFGFNEAQDADPTVRLAVGVVGPTQNGLLTTGPGIFRSANALEQQVDQLKIKGNLVAGDHEFTLGVELNRLDAYNLFAINATGTLFFANLADFREGLLTNGTRFPNQFTGADDVVNNSVGGGVIAATGSGDINEAAANFRRTIYTAYGQDEWQVSDQLSVLLGARVDWYAGSAPRPNPLFVQRYGYSNSTSFGSIDPVFLPRFGFTYEMFNDTGFFRNTSIKGGVGIFGGGDPTVWFSNAFSNTGFSTAEGTTLDAGCAGLPTVGGQIDVVVNGTFTGFPQCAKDAGSVVAADGAAPTQSTDPNFKIPTVVRANIGLNTTFGTETGFFSDWNLNLDYIYSRFRNPVNWVDLTYAVDYRAGNNGFLVDGRPVYSSIDPLNAGCDAVYVSPGQWNNLSDVCFNTRREDEYMLTNAGSFDSHVASIILSKNFNGGLFTDAGSFRVNLGYAFTDAENRREARSSTASSNFGKSATFDVLDPAPSASNYQTAHVATFAANLREEFFGDYGTEIGMVFVARSGRPYSLTFDGAPFTELSSSRDQQLLYVPTGVNDPNVSPSSDMTAVQALVDYVAASGCDYTPGETIKRNTCRSDWYFDMDLRISQEVPGPLNMFGKGNDRFTLFADFDNFLNMLDNSWNVFRSVPGSTFGGGDGALVDVVDGGFDSQGRYRISGFNPDDRDNVGTSASVWKIQVGVRYEF, from the coding sequence ATGAAACTCAAATATCTCCTGGCAGCCAGCGTCGTTTCGCTTTCTGCCGCCACCACTTTCGTCGCACCTGCTGCGGCACAGCAAATCACTTCGGGCATCGAAGGTCGCGTGACCGACGAAGCCGGCGCCGCTCTCCCCGGCGCAACTGTCACCATCGTCGACACGCGTACGGGCCAGACCCGCACGCTCGATGCCGGCGCGGACGGTTCGTTCCGTGCAGGCTCGCTGGTTCCCGGCGGCCCCTACACGATTACCGCCACCGCACCCGGCTTCGAAGGCCAGTCGGTGGAAAACCAGTTCATCTCGGTCTCGGGCAACACCTCGTTCAGCTTCGAACTGGCGTCGACCGCCGCGGGTGGTTCCGACAACGTCATTATCGTTACCGGCGCGCGTGCCGGCGTGACCCAGCTCGCCATCGGCCCTGGTCAGGCGTTCGGCGTCGAAGCCCTCGAAGGCTTCCCGTCGATCTCGCGCGACATTCGTGACATCGTTCGTCTCGACCCGCGTGTCAGCCTCGAACGCTCGAGCGAAGTCGATCGTATTTCGTGCCTCGGGGGCAACGATCGCTCGAACACCTTCACTGTCGACGGCATTGTCCAGGCTGACTCCTTCGGCCTCACCGATACGCCGTTCGCTGCCCGTAGTGCGCTTCCCGTTCCGTTCGACGTGGTCCGCGAAACCTCGGTCGAATTCGCCCCGTTCGATGTCGAATACGGCCAGTTCACCGGTTGTGCGATCAACGTCATCACCAAGTCCGGTTCGAACGATTTCCACGGCACCGCCTTCTTCACCTTCCGCAACGAAGACATGCGCGGCGACAAGGTCGATGGACGCGATCGCACGACGCTTCCGTTCGAAGAAAAGCGCTGGGGTGCCACGCTCAGCGGTCCGATCATTCCCGATCGGCTGTTCTTCTTCGCCGGCTATGAAGAAACCGACCTGCCCGATGCGTTCGACACCGGACCGACCGGCAGCGGTCTCTCCAACGAGGTGAACTTCGCAACCCAGGCCCAGTTCGACGAATTCGCGCAGATCGCGCGCGACGTTTACGGCCAGGATGTCGGCGGCTACCCGCGCGTCCTCCCGAACGCCAGCGTCCGCTACTTCGGCCGCCTCGACGCCTACATCACCGACGAACACCGTCTCGAACTGTCCTACCAGCGCCTCGACGAAGCTTTCGTCACCTCCGATACCGGATCAAACAACCTGACCGGCATCAACAGCTTCAACGAGCAGGGCACGCTGTCGGACTACTACTCGGCGCGCCTCTACTCGCAGTGGAGCGACAACTTCTCGACCGAAGTGATCGTCGCGCGTTCGGACATCACCGACCGCCAGGGTCCGTTTGGCTTCAACGAAGCGCAGGACGCGGATCCGACCGTTCGCCTCGCAGTCGGCGTTGTCGGCCCGACCCAGAACGGCCTGCTCACCACGGGCCCCGGCATCTTCCGTTCGGCCAACGCGCTCGAGCAGCAGGTCGACCAGCTGAAGATCAAGGGCAACCTGGTCGCAGGCGACCATGAATTCACCCTGGGCGTGGAGCTGAACCGCCTCGACGCGTACAACCTGTTCGCGATCAATGCCACCGGCACGCTGTTCTTCGCCAATCTGGCCGATTTCCGTGAAGGCCTGCTCACCAACGGCACCCGCTTCCCCAACCAGTTTACCGGTGCGGACGACGTCGTGAACAACAGCGTTGGCGGCGGCGTGATTGCAGCGACCGGCAGCGGTGACATCAACGAAGCGGCTGCAAACTTCCGCCGCACGATCTACACGGCTTATGGCCAGGACGAATGGCAGGTTTCCGATCAGCTGAGTGTCCTGCTGGGCGCCCGTGTGGATTGGTACGCCGGCAGCGCGCCGCGACCCAATCCGTTGTTCGTGCAGCGTTACGGCTACTCCAACTCGACTTCGTTCGGTTCGATCGATCCGGTGTTCCTACCGCGTTTCGGTTTCACCTACGAAATGTTCAACGACACCGGGTTCTTCCGCAACACCTCGATCAAGGGTGGCGTGGGGATCTTCGGCGGCGGCGATCCAACCGTGTGGTTCTCGAATGCGTTCTCGAACACCGGCTTCTCGACTGCGGAAGGCACCACGCTCGATGCGGGTTGCGCCGGTCTCCCGACCGTCGGTGGCCAGATCGATGTCGTCGTGAACGGAACCTTCACCGGCTTCCCGCAGTGCGCCAAGGATGCCGGTAGCGTGGTCGCAGCAGATGGTGCTGCGCCGACCCAGTCGACCGATCCCAACTTCAAGATCCCGACCGTGGTTCGCGCCAACATCGGCCTCAACACGACCTTCGGTACCGAAACGGGCTTCTTCAGCGACTGGAACCTGAACCTCGACTACATCTACAGCCGCTTCCGCAACCCGGTGAACTGGGTCGATCTGACCTATGCCGTGGACTATCGCGCCGGCAACAACGGCTTCCTCGTCGACGGGCGTCCGGTCTATTCGTCGATCGATCCCCTCAACGCAGGATGCGATGCGGTTTACGTAAGCCCGGGCCAGTGGAACAATCTTTCGGACGTGTGCTTCAACACGCGCCGGGAAGACGAGTACATGCTGACCAATGCCGGCAGCTTCGATAGCCATGTCGCCTCGATCATCCTGTCGAAGAACTTCAACGGCGGCCTGTTCACGGATGCGGGCAGTTTCCGGGTCAACCTCGGTTATGCCTTCACCGATGCGGAGAACCGCCGCGAAGCCCGTAGCTCGACTGCATCTTCGAACTTCGGCAAATCGGCGACTTTCGATGTGCTCGATCCGGCTCCTTCGGCATCGAACTACCAGACCGCTCACGTCGCGACCTTCGCGGCGAACCTGCGCGAAGAGTTCTTCGGTGACTACGGAACGGAAATCGGCATGGTGTTCGTTGCCCGTTCGGGACGGCCGTACAGCCTGACCTTCGACGGCGCTCCCTTCACCGAACTGTCGAGCAGCCGCGACCAGCAGCTCCTCTACGTACCCACAGGCGTGAATGATCCGAACGTCTCGCCCAGTTCCGACATGACCGCCGTGCAGGCGCTGGTCGACTACGTGGCTGCCTCGGGTTGCGATTATACCCCGGGTGAAACCATCAAGCGCAATACCTGCCGTTCGGACTGGTATTTCGACATGGACCTGCGCATCAGCCAGGAAGTTCCCGGACCGCTGAACATGTTCGGCAAGGGTAACGATCGCTTCACCCTGTTCGCGGATTTCGACAACTTCCTGAACATGCTCGACAACAGCTGGAACGTGTTCCGTTCTGTGCCGGGCAGCACCTTCGGTGGTGGTGACGGCGCGCTGGTCGACGTCGTCGACGGCGGCTTCGACAGCCAGGGTCGCTACCGGATCAGCGGATTCAACCCCGACGATCGTGACAATGTCGGAACCTCGGCTTCGGTCTGGAAGATCCAGGTTGGCGTTCGCTACGAATTCTGA